From Dreissena polymorpha isolate Duluth1 chromosome 15, UMN_Dpol_1.0, whole genome shotgun sequence, a single genomic window includes:
- the LOC127860639 gene encoding BTB/POZ domain-containing protein 6-like, with the protein MLLYEYLADVTFSVGVGLQKVEMKAHKFMLASRSATFFSMFCGTETANKNDVISIDEVEPDVFRKLLRYIYTNEVDITTKSVTALLHGAKRFKLGGLVELCSRKLAEGIALDTACTLLEQAHQYQEPTLEQSCLDFIYKNAHTVLTSPQFSSLCPQCLTKVLESDELRADESVVYKAMLTWASRACNKQKLPVNGDSFNRVLGKLKYLVRFPVLDIDFFSKHVTNDGILTKDEVIEVFKYLHSRTAPNLGRFITRRRAMTRAYRFDVSSGAWNVGNVFCDAIQFQSSREIVLDGVIIYGCYIGEASYDVSVRILGERHQLIVQCDSELQTSAKTELYDVLLNNGVTLKAMTWYTIVLYMEGPQTKRGVCGKNMIYCEQVQFFFKTSILTQNCTTEREGQIPGIIFH; encoded by the exons ATGTTACTTTACGAGTACCTTGCTGACGTCACTTTCTCTGTGGGTGTCGGGTTGCAGAAAGTCGAAATGAAGGCGCACAAGTTTATGCTTGCGAGCAGAAGCGCCACTTTCTTTTCAATGTTTTGTGGAACGGAAACTGCcaataaaaatgacgtcatttcgatAGATGAAGTCGAGCCAGACGTCTTCAGAAAGCTTTTAAG ATACATTTACACAAACGAAGTGGACATCACCACGAAGTCTGTGACGGCGCTCTTGCACGGGGCCAAGCGGTTCAAGTTGGGCGGCCTGGTGGAGCTGTGCAGCCGGAAGTTGGCGGAGGGAATCGCGCTGGACACGGCTTGCACGCTGCTCGAGCAAGCGCATCAGTACCAGGAACCCACGTTGGAG cAAAGCTGTCTCGACTTTATATACAAGAACGCCCATACGGTCCTGACGTCACCACAGTTCAGCTCTCTGTGTCCTCAGTGCCTGACGAAGGTTCTAGAATCCGACGAGCTCCGCGCAGACGAGAGTGTCGTGTACAAAGCCATGCTCACGTGGGCGTCAAGAGCGTGCAATAAACAGAAACTTCCGGTCAACGGCGATAGCTTCAACCGAGTTCTTGGTAAACTAAAATACCTTGTCCGCTTTCCGGTGCTCGATATAGACTTCTTTAGCAAACACGTCACTAACGACGGCATCTTGACGAAAGACGAAGTGATCGAAGTATTCAAGTACCTCCACAGTAGAACGGCGCCAAATCTTGGACGGTTTATTACAAGACGCCGAGCAATGACGCGTGCTTATAGGTTTGACGTCAGTTCGGGCGCATGGAACGTCGGGAACGTTTTCTGTGACGCGATACAGTTCCAGAGTTCAAGAGAAATCGTTCTTGATGGCGTAATAATCTACGGGTGTTACATAGGGGAGGCATCGTACGACGTTTCCGTTAGAATTCTCGGCGAACGCCATCAGCTTATTGTTCAGTGCGACTCCGAACTTCAAACGAGTGCTAAAACAGAATTGTATGACGTATTGCTCAACAATGGCGTCACACTGAAAGCGATGACATGGTACACAATAGTTCTCTACATGGAAGGCCCGCAGACGAAGCGAGGCGTTTGCGGTAAGAACATGATATACTGTGAGCAGGTGCAATTCTTTTTCAAAACAAGTATTCTCACGCAGAATTGCACCACGGAGCGAGAGGGGCAGATTCCAGGTATCATCTTCCATTGA